From Novosphingobium sp. MMS21-SN21R, the proteins below share one genomic window:
- a CDS encoding SDR family NAD(P)-dependent oxidoreductase, which produces MDLGIAGKRALVTGSTSGIGAATVTMLAAEGVSVIINGRNAGRAEAVRDAIVAAGGSAAIALGDLASDDGAEAVMRAAHAAFGGIDILVNNLGQYEPFAPVWTDATPAQWAATYDANVIAAVRTIRASVDGMKAAGWGRIINIASGAYTEPPPEFPTYGPSKAALVNLSVGLAKSLADTGITVNTVSPGNVLTEALRSNLPMIGKANGWEETDIAALERRFAKQWRSLVSRTGRVEEIAAVICFVASAHASYITGTNYRVDGGSHATLN; this is translated from the coding sequence ATGGACCTGGGAATAGCAGGCAAGCGCGCGTTGGTGACGGGCAGCACCTCGGGCATCGGCGCCGCGACGGTCACGATGCTCGCCGCCGAGGGCGTTTCCGTCATCATCAATGGCCGTAACGCCGGGCGCGCCGAAGCCGTGCGCGATGCCATCGTGGCGGCAGGCGGCAGCGCCGCCATCGCGCTGGGCGATCTTGCCAGCGACGACGGCGCCGAAGCGGTGATGCGCGCCGCCCACGCGGCGTTCGGCGGGATCGACATTCTCGTCAACAATCTCGGCCAGTACGAACCCTTCGCCCCGGTATGGACCGACGCGACGCCTGCGCAATGGGCCGCAACGTATGACGCCAACGTCATCGCCGCCGTGCGCACGATCCGCGCCAGCGTCGACGGCATGAAGGCGGCAGGCTGGGGCCGGATCATCAACATCGCCAGCGGTGCATATACCGAACCGCCGCCAGAATTCCCGACTTACGGTCCGTCCAAGGCCGCGCTGGTCAACTTGTCGGTCGGCCTTGCCAAATCGCTCGCCGATACCGGGATCACGGTCAACACGGTAAGTCCCGGCAATGTCCTGACCGAGGCGCTGCGCTCCAACCTGCCAATGATCGGCAAGGCCAATGGCTGGGAGGAGACCGACATCGCCGCGCTCGAACGCCGCTTTGCCAAACAGTGGCGCAGCCTCGTCAGCCGCACCGGGCGGGTAGAGGAAATCGCGGCGGTCATCTGCTTCGTCGCGAGTGCCCACGCCTCCTACATCACCGGCACCAATTACCGCGTCGATGGCGGCTCGCACGCCACGCTCAATTGA
- a CDS encoding glucose 1-dehydrogenase → MKLAGKVAIITGAGSGMGAEEARMFAAEGAKVVITDIVGDACRQLAAEIGPSAIAIEHDVADEAGWARVIETTLATFGKIDVLVNNAGLTKSDTFDNTDLAFMRRMLDVNIIGSFLGMKAVRGPMKDNGGGVIINIASGLAFTSLPGYFAYGVSKWGVRGMTKLGAKELSPDNIRVVTLTPGAIETPALVPAVRENAAALIPLGRVGGADEFSRVVVFIASDDASYVSGAEFLIDGAMIC, encoded by the coding sequence ATGAAGCTTGCAGGCAAAGTTGCGATCATCACCGGCGCGGGCAGCGGAATGGGCGCCGAAGAAGCACGCATGTTCGCCGCCGAGGGTGCGAAAGTGGTGATAACCGACATCGTCGGCGACGCCTGCCGCCAGCTTGCCGCCGAAATCGGCCCATCGGCCATCGCCATCGAGCATGATGTGGCCGACGAAGCGGGCTGGGCCCGCGTGATCGAAACGACTCTCGCCACGTTCGGCAAGATCGACGTACTCGTCAACAACGCCGGCCTTACCAAGTCCGACACTTTCGACAACACCGATCTGGCCTTCATGCGGCGGATGCTCGACGTGAACATCATCGGCTCTTTTCTGGGCATGAAGGCGGTGCGCGGGCCGATGAAGGACAATGGCGGCGGTGTGATCATCAATATCGCCTCGGGTCTTGCCTTCACCAGCCTGCCCGGATATTTCGCCTACGGCGTGTCCAAATGGGGCGTGCGCGGCATGACCAAGCTTGGCGCCAAGGAACTCAGCCCCGACAATATCCGCGTGGTCACGCTGACACCTGGCGCCATCGAAACGCCCGCGCTGGTGCCCGCCGTGCGCGAGAACGCCGCCGCGCTGATCCCGCTGGGGCGGGTCGGCGGGGCCGACGAGTTCTCGCGCGTGGTCGTGTTCATCGCGTCGGACGATGCCAGCTATGTGTCCGGCGCCGAATTCCTGATCGACGGCGCGATGATCTGCTGA
- a CDS encoding phosphotransferase, producing the protein MTATPPNGIIPPQGIPFDPEAYDADLLNAIIAPWRPDVRIANVRVKDARRYGDGMVSTAARAFLDVEYAPGSPAGLPRNLVLKLGRSPDFMIGPLYQNEVRFYNVLRPEVTDIEAPFTLGGSYDPATQAFALLLGDLTDHGARFPNVLSRTTLDEVRAILEELARLHARYWQSPRFATDLAFLETHTQGELATFMHEFVPGAIQHEIDTENFKREMVARLRTSGDELRRGVARLHQHQQTLPHTVLHGDTHIGNTYLLPGGRAGLLDWQLTVRGHHMHDVNYLITTALPIDVRRDNERDLLAFYLDRLKAHGVAEMPGWDETWDEYRRCLVWGVYIGWLTTNIANYGWEISVLNHLRLTTAFEDHDTGALIRALG; encoded by the coding sequence ATGACAGCCACCCCGCCAAACGGCATCATCCCGCCACAGGGCATTCCATTCGATCCGGAAGCCTATGACGCCGATCTGCTCAACGCAATCATCGCCCCATGGCGACCCGACGTGCGGATCGCAAATGTCCGCGTGAAGGATGCCAGGCGCTATGGAGATGGCATGGTCTCCACCGCCGCGCGCGCGTTTCTGGATGTGGAATACGCCCCCGGATCACCCGCAGGCCTGCCGCGCAATCTGGTGCTCAAACTGGGCCGCTCGCCCGATTTCATGATCGGGCCGCTGTACCAGAACGAAGTGCGCTTCTATAACGTGCTGCGGCCGGAAGTGACCGACATCGAGGCCCCGTTCACGCTCGGGGGGTCGTATGATCCTGCAACGCAGGCCTTCGCGCTGCTGCTCGGCGACCTGACCGACCACGGCGCGCGCTTCCCCAACGTGCTCTCCAGGACGACGCTTGACGAAGTCCGGGCGATCCTTGAGGAACTGGCGCGGCTCCACGCTCGCTACTGGCAATCGCCGCGCTTCGCTACCGATCTTGCCTTCCTTGAAACCCATACCCAGGGCGAACTCGCCACATTCATGCACGAATTCGTGCCCGGCGCGATCCAGCATGAAATCGACACCGAGAACTTCAAGCGCGAAATGGTAGCGCGTCTGCGCACCTCGGGCGACGAGTTGCGGCGCGGGGTTGCCCGCCTGCACCAGCACCAGCAGACCTTGCCGCACACCGTGCTCCACGGCGACACGCACATCGGCAACACCTACCTCCTGCCGGGTGGTCGCGCCGGGCTGCTCGACTGGCAGCTGACCGTGCGCGGGCACCACATGCACGACGTCAACTACCTGATCACGACCGCTCTGCCGATCGACGTGCGCCGCGACAACGAACGCGACCTGCTCGCCTTCTACCTGGACCGGTTGAAGGCGCACGGCGTGGCCGAAATGCCCGGCTGGGACGAGACCTGGGATGAATACCGGCGCTGCCTGGTGTGGGGCGTCTATATCGGCTGGCTCACCACCAATATTGCTAATTATGGCTGGGAAATCAGCGTTCTCAACCACCTGCGCCTGACCACGGCGTTCGAGGATCACGATACCGGGGCGCTGATCCGCGCGCTCGGCTGA
- a CDS encoding nuclear transport factor 2 family protein has protein sequence MKLEELGIREAIKDLKARYCYHIDLKEWDLYAGLFTEDAILDVDQSVSTRGRAPNPMPRITGRAAIRAFMPQLLDPADTVHQVHAPIITVTSPTSAKAIWAMEDVVRMPGFHIHGRGHYHETYVLTDDQWYIASLHLTRTWAEILEGTEAGPDLT, from the coding sequence GTGAAACTGGAAGAACTCGGCATCCGCGAGGCGATCAAGGACCTGAAGGCGCGCTATTGCTACCACATCGACCTGAAGGAATGGGACCTTTACGCGGGCCTGTTCACCGAGGACGCGATCCTCGATGTGGACCAGTCGGTCTCAACGCGCGGGCGAGCGCCCAACCCGATGCCGCGCATCACCGGGCGCGCCGCGATCCGCGCGTTCATGCCGCAATTGCTCGATCCTGCCGATACCGTGCATCAGGTCCACGCCCCGATCATCACGGTTACCTCGCCCACCAGCGCCAAAGCAATCTGGGCAATGGAAGACGTCGTCAGAATGCCGGGCTTCCATATCCACGGGCGCGGCCACTATCACGAGACTTATGTGCTGACAGATGACCAGTGGTACATCGCCTCGCTCCATCTCACGCGCACTTGGGCCGAGATACTCGAAGGCACCGAGGCCGGACCCGATCTGACCTGA
- a CDS encoding SDR family NAD(P)-dependent oxidoreductase: MTKTVALVTGASKGVGRGTARALGSKGMIVYLTARSEEALDAAAAEVTAAGGTGIAIVCDHRDDAQVKAVVERIEREQGRLDLLVNNAAAVYGQELATPGAFWDKDLKLADMLVVGLRSDYVAAYYAAPLMIRTGASLIANISFYGASSYFCGPAYGAAKAGTDKMVHDMAIDFAGTDVSIVSYWPGYVRTDESKMIPDEYFPEPLRAMLPEFETPEFTGLVIAGLLADPERKSLSGKALIGADLGVKYGIKDIDGKQPRSWAGAMGAPLTFFTGA, encoded by the coding sequence ATGACCAAGACCGTGGCGCTGGTGACCGGAGCGAGCAAGGGCGTGGGCCGCGGGACGGCGCGTGCGCTCGGTTCAAAGGGCATGATCGTTTACCTGACCGCGCGCAGCGAAGAGGCGCTTGATGCCGCCGCTGCCGAAGTCACAGCCGCTGGCGGGACGGGCATCGCTATCGTCTGCGACCACCGCGATGACGCGCAAGTCAAGGCGGTGGTCGAGCGGATCGAGCGCGAGCAGGGCCGGCTAGACCTGCTCGTCAACAATGCAGCGGCGGTCTATGGGCAGGAACTGGCGACACCGGGCGCATTCTGGGACAAGGATCTCAAGCTGGCCGATATGCTCGTGGTCGGGCTGCGATCCGATTATGTGGCGGCCTATTATGCCGCGCCGTTGATGATCCGCACCGGCGCATCGCTGATCGCCAACATCTCGTTCTACGGCGCTTCATCGTATTTCTGCGGCCCTGCCTATGGCGCGGCCAAGGCCGGGACCGACAAGATGGTCCATGACATGGCAATCGATTTTGCCGGGACCGATGTTTCGATCGTGTCCTATTGGCCGGGCTATGTCCGCACCGATGAATCGAAGATGATCCCCGACGAATATTTCCCCGAACCGCTGCGCGCGATGTTGCCCGAGTTCGAAACGCCGGAGTTCACCGGGCTGGTGATCGCGGGCCTGCTCGCCGATCCTGAGCGCAAGTCCCTGTCGGGCAAGGCGCTGATCGGCGCGGATCTTGGCGTGAAGTACGGCATCAAGGATATCGACGGCAAGCAGCCGCGCAGCTGGGCCGGTGCGATGGGCGCGCCGCTGACCTTCTTCACGGGCGCCTGA
- a CDS encoding SDR family oxidoreductase, whose product MGRLEGKVILINGAGSGIGAACALEYARQGAKVVVGSQSRSSEKVAARITGEGLEAKAFSADISDEDQVRAMVSFTLDSYGRIDVLHNNAAMTGPEIITRDVDVINMDGDLWDRTMAVNVKGPMFCAKHVIPHMIAQGGGSIITTGSTKALQGDIAQTAYGASKVAVHNLTYNIAAQYGKLGIRANVLMVGLIISGATEDNMPPPVREVMLRHMLTPFIGTPEDCAKAAVFLASDESRYTNGQNLHVDGGYASHAPSLADFRDMIAAMQGGAAA is encoded by the coding sequence GTGGGACGTCTCGAAGGCAAGGTGATCCTGATCAACGGCGCAGGATCGGGTATCGGCGCGGCCTGCGCGCTTGAATATGCGCGGCAGGGGGCGAAAGTCGTTGTCGGCAGCCAGAGCCGTTCGTCGGAAAAGGTCGCGGCGCGGATCACCGGTGAAGGGCTTGAGGCCAAAGCCTTCTCCGCCGATATATCGGACGAGGATCAGGTCCGCGCGATGGTCTCCTTCACGCTCGACAGCTATGGCCGGATCGATGTGCTGCACAACAATGCGGCGATGACCGGGCCTGAGATCATCACGCGCGATGTAGACGTGATCAACATGGATGGCGATCTTTGGGACCGGACGATGGCGGTCAACGTCAAGGGGCCGATGTTCTGCGCCAAGCACGTGATCCCGCACATGATCGCGCAAGGCGGCGGATCGATCATCACCACCGGTTCGACCAAGGCATTGCAGGGCGATATCGCGCAGACGGCTTATGGCGCGTCCAAGGTCGCGGTGCACAATCTGACCTACAACATCGCCGCGCAGTATGGAAAACTGGGCATTCGTGCCAATGTGCTGATGGTCGGCCTGATCATATCGGGCGCGACCGAGGACAACATGCCGCCGCCGGTCCGCGAGGTGATGCTGCGTCATATGCTCACGCCATTCATCGGCACGCCCGAGGATTGCGCCAAGGCGGCGGTGTTCCTCGCCTCTGACGAATCGCGCTATACCAACGGGCAGAACCTGCATGTCGATGGCGGCTATGCCAGCCACGCGCCGTCACTGGCCGATTTCCGCGACATGATCGCGGCGATGCAGGGTGGCGCGGCGGCCTGA
- a CDS encoding 12-oxophytodienoate reductase: protein MTTSDRPIFRPLTVRGVTLRNRIVMSPMTRMASPGGVPSEPMDAYYRRRAEHGVGLIVTEGIGVDHPTALGSGSLGEDNMPELHGDAAVARWREIVAGVHQAGGVIFPQLWHQGPIRAHRTGPYPELMSSRPSGLWGPRGGFSTVPEPYLEDMLAPTAPMTDEDIVDVIAGFARSAANARATGFDGIAVHGAHGYLPDAFFWHETNRRDDRWGGTALRERARFGAELVKAIRAEAGDMPIMFRYSQWKQQDYDGRLAQTPAELEGLLGALADAGVDIFDASTRYYHHAAFAGSPLTLAGWTRKLTGKTTMAVGGIGLLNELKDSFAGEVGTVNNVPDVEQRIEAGEFDLVGVGRSLIADPAWAEKVRAGEPFEPFHPRVLAAIH from the coding sequence ATGACCACCAGCGACCGACCGATCTTCCGCCCGCTGACCGTGCGCGGGGTGACCTTGCGCAACCGCATCGTGATGTCGCCGATGACGCGGATGGCCTCGCCCGGAGGGGTGCCGTCCGAACCGATGGACGCCTATTACCGCCGCCGCGCTGAACACGGCGTCGGCTTGATCGTGACCGAAGGCATCGGCGTCGATCACCCCACCGCGCTCGGCTCGGGCTCGCTCGGCGAGGACAATATGCCCGAACTGCACGGTGATGCGGCGGTGGCGCGGTGGCGCGAGATCGTGGCAGGCGTACACCAGGCAGGCGGCGTGATCTTTCCGCAATTGTGGCATCAGGGACCGATCCGCGCGCACCGCACGGGCCCATATCCCGAACTGATGTCGTCGCGCCCTTCGGGTTTGTGGGGGCCGAGGGGCGGTTTCAGCACCGTGCCCGAACCCTACCTTGAAGATATGCTAGCACCTACCGCGCCGATGACCGACGAGGATATCGTCGATGTTATCGCAGGTTTTGCACGCAGCGCCGCCAATGCCCGCGCGACAGGCTTCGACGGAATCGCGGTTCACGGCGCGCACGGCTATTTGCCCGACGCGTTCTTCTGGCACGAAACCAACCGCCGAGACGATCGCTGGGGCGGCACTGCCTTGCGCGAACGCGCGCGTTTCGGGGCCGAACTGGTCAAGGCGATCCGCGCCGAAGCGGGTGATATGCCGATCATGTTCCGCTATTCGCAGTGGAAGCAGCAGGATTACGATGGCCGCCTTGCCCAGACACCGGCAGAGCTTGAGGGCCTGCTCGGCGCGCTGGCCGACGCTGGCGTCGATATTTTCGATGCCAGCACGCGCTATTATCACCATGCCGCCTTCGCAGGCTCGCCGCTGACGCTGGCCGGGTGGACGCGCAAGCTGACCGGCAAGACGACCATGGCAGTTGGCGGCATCGGTTTGCTCAACGAATTGAAGGACAGCTTTGCCGGCGAAGTCGGCACGGTGAACAACGTGCCCGATGTGGAACAGCGGATCGAGGCAGGCGAGTTCGACCTTGTCGGCGTGGGTCGTTCGCTGATCGCGGACCCGGCCTGGGCCGAAAAGGTCCGTGCGGGCGAGCCGTTCGAACCATTCCATCCGCGCGTTCTTGCCGCGATTCACTGA
- a CDS encoding MFS transporter: MQGSAPDAQMPGRVGLWALLVSSYFPMLGLFALGPALPSVAAAFGDDPNAELLAQLIGGASGFSFALSSPIIGGMIERWGYKPVYVVSLIAFALCGTVPFVLDSLPVILLTRLLLGVCVAGAMTAGLAGIGTLDAAIRPRMYGRNAMVSAVGAILTFPAVGALSAIGWRLPFLIHLVALVVVPMALMLPAKAAPTVRKAASAAQGKGLGLGVAPVLLLLAGFIGLVMYVGPMFAPFYLKTIGVTDPRLAAIPLSVMSLASLMMTSLYGRLHARFGAIALFTATLVLSGAGLLVAGLSTSLPLFVAGMFVVSCGLAIFAPNLNAHIAATSTNMARGIGWAMSAMFAVQVAFPFIAREISAAVGPAAVFHIFGACSLAAGIGVLLTLRRSARPLPDVA, translated from the coding sequence ATGCAGGGAAGCGCACCGGACGCGCAAATGCCGGGGCGCGTGGGTCTCTGGGCGCTGCTTGTCAGCTCCTACTTCCCGATGCTCGGGCTGTTCGCGCTCGGCCCTGCGTTGCCAAGCGTGGCTGCCGCCTTTGGCGATGATCCCAATGCCGAACTGCTGGCCCAGCTGATCGGCGGGGCCAGCGGCTTCTCCTTTGCGCTCAGCTCGCCAATCATCGGCGGGATGATCGAGCGCTGGGGCTACAAGCCGGTCTATGTCGTCTCGCTGATCGCCTTTGCCTTGTGCGGAACCGTGCCGTTCGTGCTGGACAGTCTGCCGGTGATCCTGCTCACGCGGCTACTGCTGGGTGTGTGCGTGGCAGGCGCGATGACCGCAGGCCTCGCCGGGATCGGCACGCTCGACGCCGCCATCCGGCCGCGCATGTATGGGCGCAACGCCATGGTTTCGGCGGTGGGCGCAATCCTGACCTTTCCTGCAGTCGGCGCCTTGTCGGCAATCGGCTGGCGCTTGCCCTTTCTCATCCACCTCGTCGCGCTGGTGGTCGTGCCCATGGCCCTGATGCTTCCGGCCAAGGCGGCACCGACAGTTCGCAAGGCCGCTTCTGCGGCGCAGGGCAAGGGGCTGGGGCTGGGCGTTGCGCCAGTCCTCCTGCTGCTCGCCGGCTTCATCGGACTGGTGATGTATGTCGGCCCGATGTTCGCGCCGTTCTACCTGAAGACGATTGGCGTGACCGATCCGCGCCTTGCTGCCATTCCGCTCAGCGTCATGTCACTCGCTTCACTGATGATGACCAGTCTTTATGGCCGCCTCCATGCCCGCTTCGGGGCAATAGCCCTGTTCACCGCCACGCTGGTTCTGTCAGGGGCCGGGCTGCTCGTTGCCGGATTATCGACGTCGCTGCCGTTGTTCGTGGCGGGCATGTTCGTGGTGTCGTGCGGGCTTGCCATTTTCGCGCCGAACCTCAACGCGCATATCGCGGCCACATCGACAAACATGGCGCGCGGCATTGGCTGGGCGATGTCGGCGATGTTCGCGGTGCAAGTCGCCTTCCCGTTCATCGCGCGCGAGATTTCGGCGGCAGTCGGCCCCGCTGCGGTGTTCCACATCTTCGGCGCCTGCTCTCTCGCGGCGGGCATCGGCGTGCTCCTGACATTGCGGCGGAGCGCACGCCCCTTGCCCGACGTCGCCTGA
- a CDS encoding GntR family transcriptional regulator, which yields MNRPDTASRASLRAPEEPLQAAAGPFIADHDDQSITHRAYVQIRAGLISCRLKPGSRLKISQLQRDLGISQAAAREGLSRLAAEGLVTIERNSGFRAGPLSVDGYRELADACLTIELPVLRSSIANGDIAWEGALLSAYHISSRVLAQVGDDEFSMDAYVRQREGFYRLLFARCDNQWLLHAWAQLYAQQMRYRHTFRELARYEQGLHEDYRRFLDAVIDHRVEEALDLWRENHDKVVAFIEANLEHPPAEARRKARRRSGEDQATA from the coding sequence ATGAACCGGCCAGACACAGCTAGCCGCGCCAGCTTGCGCGCGCCCGAAGAGCCTTTGCAGGCTGCAGCCGGGCCGTTTATCGCTGACCATGACGATCAGAGCATCACCCACCGCGCCTATGTCCAGATCCGCGCAGGGCTGATTTCGTGCCGGTTGAAGCCCGGTTCGCGGCTCAAGATATCGCAGTTGCAGCGCGATCTCGGCATCAGCCAGGCGGCGGCGCGGGAAGGGCTGTCGCGCCTTGCCGCCGAAGGGCTGGTGACGATCGAGCGCAACAGCGGGTTTCGCGCAGGTCCACTGTCCGTCGATGGCTACCGGGAACTGGCCGACGCCTGCCTGACCATCGAACTGCCGGTTTTGCGCTCGTCGATCGCCAACGGCGATATTGCCTGGGAAGGGGCGCTGCTCTCGGCCTATCACATCTCGTCGCGCGTGCTGGCGCAAGTGGGCGACGACGAGTTCAGCATGGATGCCTATGTCCGCCAGCGCGAGGGCTTCTACCGCCTGCTTTTCGCCCGGTGCGACAACCAGTGGCTGCTCCATGCCTGGGCGCAACTCTATGCACAGCAGATGCGCTATCGCCACACCTTCCGCGAACTCGCCCGCTACGAGCAGGGGCTGCACGAAGACTACCGCCGTTTCCTCGACGCAGTGATCGATCACCGCGTCGAGGAGGCGCTGGACCTCTGGCGCGAAAACCACGACAAGGTCGTCGCCTTCATCGAAGCCAATCTCGAACATCCGCCGGCAGAAGCCCGCCGCAAGGCCAGACGCCGCAGCGGCGAGGACCAGGCAACCGCCTGA
- a CDS encoding SDR family oxidoreductase — translation MRRLEGKIAIITGGAGGLGSATAERFVSEGATVVVADVAEARAKDVAARIGGGSIGVHFDCGDPASIEAGIEETIRRFGKIDILFNNAAATSKEVNLQDRTAVDIPIEIWDLVMNVNVRGVMLGCKYALPHMIRNGGGSIINTASDSGLMGDNVRIAYGTSKAAVIGLTKYVASQHGRQGVRCNAILPGPIINDSLAEYPDLVARIKRQALTSRIGIPADIAAMAAFLAADESEYITGQAYSVDGGHLAHQPQMADMRELEAPELPPVDTF, via the coding sequence ATGCGCAGGCTTGAAGGAAAGATCGCGATCATCACCGGCGGTGCGGGCGGGCTGGGTTCGGCCACGGCAGAGCGCTTCGTCAGCGAAGGCGCGACGGTGGTCGTCGCCGACGTGGCCGAGGCCCGCGCGAAGGATGTTGCCGCGCGCATCGGTGGCGGGTCCATCGGCGTGCATTTCGATTGCGGCGATCCGGCGTCGATCGAGGCCGGGATCGAGGAAACGATCCGCCGGTTCGGCAAGATCGACATCCTGTTCAACAACGCTGCGGCGACCTCAAAGGAGGTGAACCTGCAGGACCGCACTGCCGTTGATATTCCGATCGAGATCTGGGATCTGGTAATGAACGTCAACGTGCGCGGGGTGATGCTTGGCTGCAAATATGCGCTCCCGCACATGATCCGGAACGGCGGCGGATCGATCATCAATACGGCTTCGGACTCCGGGTTGATGGGCGACAATGTGCGCATCGCCTATGGCACCTCGAAGGCTGCGGTGATCGGGCTGACCAAATACGTCGCCTCGCAGCACGGGCGTCAGGGCGTGCGCTGCAACGCGATTCTGCCCGGACCGATCATCAACGACAGTCTGGCCGAATATCCCGATCTGGTCGCGCGCATCAAGCGGCAGGCGCTGACCTCGCGCATCGGTATTCCGGCGGATATCGCTGCAATGGCTGCGTTTCTGGCGGCGGACGAATCCGAATACATCACTGGCCAGGCCTATTCGGTCGATGGCGGGCACCTCGCCCACCAGCCGCAAATGGCGGACATGCGCGAACTGGAAGCGCCTGAACTGCCGCCTGTCGATACCTTCTGA
- a CDS encoding nuclear transport factor 2 family protein: MTDTLARPDSIITVERWNACWGNRDLEGMKAIAADDFIQWHATVRKNLTKDEEFAMLVEALKVMQIEFKDIRLTAMGGDAVLQECLGDIVIEGAGTRTDVPFAMVFHTRGQQITRCDEYMDGMSLPPINFTPTD; encoded by the coding sequence ATGACCGATACTCTTGCCCGGCCCGATTCGATCATCACGGTCGAGCGCTGGAATGCCTGCTGGGGCAATCGCGATCTTGAAGGCATGAAGGCCATCGCCGCAGACGACTTCATCCAGTGGCACGCCACCGTCCGCAAGAACCTGACCAAGGACGAAGAGTTCGCAATGCTGGTCGAAGCGCTCAAGGTCATGCAGATCGAGTTCAAGGACATCCGCCTTACCGCGATGGGCGGGGACGCCGTGCTGCAGGAATGCCTCGGCGATATCGTCATCGAAGGCGCGGGCACGCGCACAGATGTGCCCTTCGCCATGGTCTTTCACACGCGCGGCCAACAGATCACGCGCTGTGACGAATATATGGACGGCATGTCGCTGCCGCCGATCAACTTCACTCCGACCGACTGA